From Cyclopterus lumpus isolate fCycLum1 chromosome 2, fCycLum1.pri, whole genome shotgun sequence, a single genomic window includes:
- the LOC117746699 gene encoding NXPE family member 3-like translates to MDVLEFQPKVNSPIFTQRVSSDPDVNRSFCTFQPLSPQDALEERLILDSTAWPETPLLPGPISLEQTSDPAHSNFTILPGRRGGQWRVGDQLEVMIQTSDFKGRPKKSGGDFLLARLHNRMLEAGVAGQVVDHLNGSYSAVFSLLWEGDAQVEVMLVHPFEAISVLDRLTREQPDRIYFKSLFRSGSLSEATMCNVCLRPTQPLCNYTDLRTGDPWFCYKPKNLSCDARIQHIRGGYIQNLKAKEETLFQSRVNMKVSIRASGPSNVTVLPENGGQLKVKSNTVPSGPSGYYYQGLWRALSGTTVRQFNTSAITECLKGKVVNMYGDSTIRQWFEFLKATVPGLKEFDLHSSKQSGPLMVLDYANNILVTFRCHGPPLRFSNIPTREFRYIANELDGLVGGINSVVVIGIWSHLGTFPMAIYIRRLQSIRRAVVRLLDRAPGTLVVMRTANPKALTLYETITNSDWFSLQRDKVLRAVFKGMNVHLIDAWEMTLAHHLPHSLHPQPPIIKNMINHILSYICPQKAG, encoded by the exons ATGGACGTTTTGGAG TTTCAGCCTAAAGTCAACTCCCCCATCTTCACCCAGAGAGTCTCCTCTGACCCTGACGTGAACCGTAGCTTCTGCACCTTCCAGCCGCTGTCCCCTCAGGACGCTCTGGAGGAACGCCTCATACTAGACTCCACTGCTTGGCCTGAAACGCCACTTTTGCCAGGTCCTATTTCCTTGGAGCAGACCAGTGATCCAGCTCACAGCAACTTCACCATTCTaccagggaggagaggaggacagtggCGTGTCGGGGATCAGCTGGAGGTCATGATACAAACCTCTGACTTCAAGGGTCGTCCCAAGAAGTCTGGGGGGGACTTCCTACTCGCCCGGCTGCACAACCGCATGCTTGAAGCTGGTGTTGCTGGGCAAGTGGTGGATCATCTGAATGGGAGCTACTCTGCTGTCTTCTCTTTACTCTGGGAAGGAGACGCACAGGTTGAG GTGATGCTGGTTCACCCATTTGAGGCCATCTCAGTTCTCGACAGGCTGACCAGAGAACAGCCAGACCGGATTTACTTCAAGAGCCTCTTCCGCTCAGGCTCACTCTCTGAAGCCACCATGTGTAATGTCTGCCTACGGCCAACCCAGCCGCTGTGTAACTACACTGACCTCCGTACAGGGGATCCTTGGTTCTGTTACAAGCCAAAGAACCTGAGCTGTGATGCCAGGATCCAGCACATCAGGGGAGGATATATACAAAACCTCAAGGCCAAGGAGGAGACGCTCTTTCAAAG tcgTGTCAACATGAAAGTCTCCATTCGGGCTTCAGGACCTTCCAATGTCACTGTGTTGCCAGAAAATGGAG gtCAGCTGAAGGTGAAGAGCAACACTGTGCCATCTGGACCTTCTGGTTATTACTACCAGGGTTTGTGGCGAGCTCTAAGTGGCACCACAGTTCGCCAATTCAACACGTCTGCCATCACTGAGTGTCTGAAAGGCAAGGTGGTCAACATGTATGGAGACTCCACCATCAGGCAGTGGTTTGAATTCCTCAAGGCAACCGTACCAG GTCTTAAGGAGTTTGATCTTCACAGCTCAAAGCAAAGTGGACCTTTAATGGTCTTAGACTATGCAAACAACATCTTGGTGACGTTCCGCTGCCACGGTCCTCCTCTCCGTTTTTCCAACATCCCAACTAGAGAGTTTCGTTATATTGCCAATGAGCTAGACGGCTTAGTTGGAGGCATCAACTCTGTCGTAGTCATTGGCATCTGGTCTCACTTAGGGACTTTCCCCATGGCGATCTACATCAGGAGGTTACAGAGCATCCGCAGGGCGGTGGTGCGGCTGCTGGACAGGGCTCCAGGCACACTGGTCGTCATGCGGACCGCAAACCCCAAAGCTTTGACGCTTTATGAAACAATTACCAACAGCGACTGGTTCTCACTGCAGCGTGACAAGGTGCTCAGAGCCGTGTTCAAAGGAATGAATGTTCATCTGATCGATGCCTGGGAGATGACCCTGGCCCACCATCTGCCACACAGCCTCCACCCACAACCTCCCATTATTAAGAATATGATAAACCATATATTGTCCTACATATGTCCTCAGAAGGCTGGCTAg